AGGGGACCATTTGGACCTAGATGTTCACTCTGCACGCACCAAAGGACACGTGTCGATATGACAAAGTGCCAGCAAGGACGGTCTCATTAATGAGTCACAGTTCCGGGTCTCTTACCAATGCGCTTTATTTGAAATTGTTGCCCGTAGGGGTGTGGGCCCCACTCTCTTCTGCTTcaacccccttttttttttttttttactgtttcgtaatttctcactttagtaccctatagtttaaattgtatcaagttagtatctcgtggttttatttttaattttgcgtCAGTttcttcattaatattttattaaattatatacaaaagacttggataccctacctaggtttactaaATATTCACATTAATACtgtttagttttaactttgtcactgatttaacaaaaaaattaataaaattgataataaaaggataaaaaaaatgacagagcactaaatttatacactttaaactacaaggtactaaaataaaaaagtgtgaaatcacaatggtggtatttgaaatttttctctttttttttgtgaaaaaggCTATTCATTTTGAGGTGAATGATGTACACTTCGTTCATCtaataaataagatttattttttttgtcatattATGTGACTAATAAAATAACATCACtcaattcatttattttttaaaaacaaatagaaaaaacttcaaaaacctccctgtggttttgtacttttttattttagtatcatgtggtttaaagtgtatcaagttagtatcctgtggttttgcactttctcgctttagtaccttgtggtttaaagtgtatcaagttagttctctatggttttatttttgtatcaagttagtaccctgtgatttttttttttgtatcaagttagtattctgtggtttttaaaccacatgatactaaagtgagaaagtgcgaaaccatagggtactaacttgatacattttaaaccacgaggtactaacttgatacactttaaaccacatggtacgaaagtgagaaaaaatgaaaccacaagggggtatttgaagttttctcaaaaaaatatgcaGAGAGCCCCTAAACCTTAAGCAATTTTGTACACAAACCCCTACAACCTTTTTAACCTCACAACTTTTTTAATCTGATGGCTCTCTTTTCTTTATTAAATCTTAATGCTTAATTATCGGATTCAGAAGAGCAAATTATGTGTTTGTGTTTTGAAGGCATACAAAATTATGTGTAAGGCATGAATATGTAACaataattcaattaaaaatttcgGTTCAGAAGAATGattcattaaattatttgataaagtcTAGAAAGTTTAATTCCCAAAGTACGCTTCTGGTCCTTAAAACTATGAGGCATGTGAATCTTTggtattcaaactttaaattattataattttttgttcgaactttataaattattattaatcgGATTTCGTAACTCAATTTAGTTGATAAGATATTAATGTATTACTGATATGGAAGTAACAAGATGCCATCAATCACAATACTACAACATTGCTTTCATATTAATGGCGCACAAATATTCAGTCAAGTAAATTAGATTGGGAGGGTTATAACAATTTGGAAAGTTTGAgtcaaattttgtaaaatattaaattttgagaaCGAAATTGAGtctttatgtatatttttttagcaatgttacacatacacaaaaaaaaaaagcatgtaaCTCTTATATCACCTCATCCAAAGGTCTATAATGGACTCTTATcttgttaaaattaatttttttgaatactaaaaatttaaagaatttttaaacCCTCCCATGAGGCATTGTAAATCTTACTCTCTATTTTGAGTGTATCaataatattttccttttttagataaaatatttataaggacccctcaactataggctattttaaaatagatccctttattttattctgaaaaacttaatttaagtGAAAAAAGTTTTACTAAATTACTATGTAGAAATTCTATCCCAACCGTACCTATACATCGAATAAAATATCTAACTCCATGAATTGTAATTTCATGTGtcataaaaatactaattaaaatatatatataatgcatggaCAAACAATTAGTAAATCACGCTTTATGAAATAAATTGTTAGTGTGCTCTTCATCTGAACTAAATTCTATTATTGcgattaagatttttttaatttttaaatttttgaagtaagtattttttttatgataaattgTGATTTTTTACTAAACTCATCAGCAATTCTATCAGAAACCTTAGTTTACTTTCAAACAAATGAGACtgaataattaataactaataattagtctagttattaaatttaatggctaTAGtagttaaatgaaataaacataaaaaaacgGTTTAGGCCTGATTCAAAAATTTGCAATAGGTGAGGGGCCTCCATacgtttttatcttttatttttattttctcatttattaatttcgtttctttttttttcactctcggTATCATTCTCGTCTCAGATCTcattcactctctctctctctctctctctctctctccactttaCACActcccctttcttcttccttacACTGGCTCGAAaatggagtagagagagagtagtgagagagagagagagtgctagGGTTTCCGTACTCGTCGGGTTACGCCTCGCAAGTTCCCAGATCTACGAGGTTTCGatccctctcccttctccttGAATCCGATGTCCGTAGTTCGTGCATTGCGTTGATGTTCTATTCGTAATCTAGggtttcgttttcttttttgttcttgaaATCTTGTTCCGAGTGCTCGGGGCCATTTTTCCGATCGGGAGTTAAAACTCAGTTCTAGCTGCTCTGAGCTACCGATTGGGTTGATTATTTTCTGTTTTATTGTTGATAATTTTGCTTATCTACTTGATTTGACGGGCGTCGGTGTCGGATCTAGGAGAAGTagggttctagggttagggttcgcaATGTGTTTCGTGAATGTCTAGGGTTTTGGAGAATGGTGCGAGGTTGTTGGAGGCAATTTAGCATGTTGTTCAGGTCACTTGTGCGTTTGTGCGATGGGAACATTATTTCTTCTGTCTTTTGGTACACCGTAGAGTGGATCTGTTTTCAGATTTCTTTTGCGTGTCAGAAGAATTGCAATAAATTGGGTAGATAATTTGTAGAACTTGATATCTTTGGAGATTGAGTAGGACAACTGTATTTGCAGCTAATTTTCTCACGATTTAAGGTTAAATTGATGCTAGTTTCCGTTGCTTAATGCAGTGATCTGTTTTCTTGCAGGCTTACATTATAGGAGAGAACACATCGCAAGATGGGGAAATCACCTGCGAAATGGATCAAGACACTGCTTTTTGGCAAGAAATCAGCTAGATCTCATTCGACAAAAGGAAGGAATTCTTCGGTATGTACTTGTTTTTGTTTCGGCAAAGGGAAGGAATTCTTATTTGTTGTGATGTCACCGTCTGATGAGAAAGAACGGTCTTTTTCATTAGTTAGTGACTGTAAGAAAACCCTAGCTGGCAGCTGCTGATGCTCCTTTTCGTTTTAGTTCCTGTTCAGTCATTGGAGTGGATTCTCTGCTTTAGAAGCGAAAGCTAGCCTCTTAGTGTACAAAAGTGCACAATTTTTTGGCTTTGGTAGAAATCTGAAATGAGATTATGCTtggatcttcttcttctagTTACTGCTGAGATGATTTCCATGAAAAAGCTGTTAAGGCTTCTTTCGACAACTCCAATCACACAATACTTCTGCAAAGGCCAATAGTTTACATCTTTTATTTAGTTCCCAGTTTATTGTACTATAATTCTATTACCAGTTCTTGTATCATCACTTGGTTTCTTGTCAGAAGCAATGAATTTTTCGCTCAAATTTCACAAAAACAAGTCTGGAAAAATTCACCTCCCATGAACATCGTCAAAGTACTGTAATCATGCTTGCTAGATTGCATACAACGTTATGAAAAAAACCTCGTATGATTAGAGAAAAATGTTGTCCTGTTAGTGCTGTATTTTAGTGTTATTCTCTTTTCTGGACTATATTGGTTAAgatatttcatattattctctTTTCTGGACTATATTTGTTAAGATGTTTCATATGCACATTCTGTGCAACCTGCATAAATTCTCATACATTACCAATCTATTCGGACCGTACTGCATAGGACTATTAACTGATCTTTCAATCTCAGTTGCAGAAGGCTGGAGATGACAAATGTCATATTGGGGGAAAAGAACCTGCTTCTGCTGAGAACTCTCCAGTGATCTCCGAACCAGTACTCGTGAGCGCTCATAACAATGCAGCAATACCGTCACTAGAAAAGGAAGCGCCTtcttatttacatggtgatggAGCAGATATTTCAGCTGTAAACCAAGACGTTGACAAACAAAGTGTTTCTGGAATTGATGAATCGAAAGATCCTGAAAGATTGAGGGAAGAGCAGGCTGCTATAAAGGCACAAGCTGCCTTCCGAGGTTATCTGGTAATTTAATCTGTTTCAGAGTGGTTTGCAAGTTGCCGTCATGTTGAATTCCTTAAAGATCTCTATCTGGTTTTCTATTATCCAGTATGCACTATGTATAAATTGTATGTAACCTGGAGTGTCCATCAAACGAGTGTGGTTGGGTCAAGGCCTCAAGGGTCACTTATTCAACATTTCAGCTAATCTGCAAATGCATAATTATACCACTATTGTGTAGTAAATAACTAACTTATCGAACTATGTATTTTAAAGAAGTTCAAAGTAAATTACTAGCTATGTGGCATTTTCAATCAGAGTATTGTTCAAAGACCTCACCTGACAGCCCAATCACCCCATATATATTGAGAATTTTCATGTTGTATATTATTTATGGCTAATAATAAGAACATGCAAGTACCAGAGTATTTTCGACCCGCGCGTTGGTTTGTGGTACTTGGGCATTCCTTGAACTAGCTTAGCTATGAGATTTTAGTTTCAAGTTAATTGTATGACATCTTGCTGTTGTCTGATGCTGGCATGCTTTTTGGTGCAGGCACGTAGAGCTTTTCGTGCTCTGAAAGGTATTATAAGGCTGCAAGCCCTGATCCGTGGACATCTTGTTAGGAGGCAAGCTGTTGCAACTCTTTGTGCTATGCATGCAATTGTAAAGCTGCAAGCTGTAGTTCGTGGAAGAATTGTTAGACACTCCAGTATCGCTCTTGAAGTCAGTACAATGTTTTTGCCACAGAAAACTCTGGTAATAGTCCTGAAACTTGCAATATTTAAAAGATGATTGACAAAAGATGTTTTTGTGAGAATATATCgactcttttatctttttttttagttccaaTTGGTGCCTTTTTGGCCCAGCTTCTACTTTTTCTTTCAGCTCCAGCTGTCTGTAGTAGAGTGTTGGCAAACAGAGAAGTTTGAAGCTACTACTATGGCAACGAAGCTGAAATGAGATAGTGCCCTGAAAATAGCagctgtaatttaaaacttctacttCTGCTGTAGAGAGAAATTAGTGGATTAAATAGCTTTGCACTATATGGCAAAACAGGCCCTTCCTCAATTGTTCTGTCGTGTAGGCATCTTTGTAATCCTTTCTTGTTGTGACCAGTCACATCAAGTTTTTAGCTTAATTTGCTTCTCAAAAACCATGAGAATCTAAATCTATCGTATGGTTAGAATTTAGTGGGGACTGGGGAATTGTCTTATTTTGCTCGCGTATCATGTGTCTTCCATAAATCCATAAATTGGGGAAAAATAAATGATCGAAATACAGTTTTGGCCTATTGGGAGCGATGAAGTCAGACCTGATCTCCATTTAGAGTCAAAACTTCTTTGTTAGCTGTATCAGAGCATATGGAGAATTTCATGAAGTTTACTGGGATCACTATCACCCACCTCAGTAAATCCATCTAGATTTTTCGGGGTTCTTGCAATCAAGCTTTGAAGCTTGAGCTCACCGTGCTTCTATTTTGGTTGCAATTGTACTAGAGTCGGTATCTATTTTATCCTATGGAATGATTCTACTACGTTTTGTCTGATCTTCTAGGTTTTACAAAATTTGCATGCATCAGAAAGCTAATGTTTTTGACTTCTAGTCAAGCTCAGCTTCTTGTCCATAATGCTGTACTTTTATAATTGATGTACTTGTACTCATGTCCCAACAGAAATGAGTTGCTGATCTTAAGAAGTTTTGTACTCAGTAGAAACtgtgaaatattaattttcttttctaataaCTTTATCTCTGTTCTTCTAAACTAGTATTTTTCTTCATCTCCTTTCAGAATGCTAAACCTTTGGATACTTGGAAAGGGCGATTCTCCTCAAATAAGTTTGTTCTGAGGGTAAGCCCAACTCTATCACCAAATTATACTATAATACAATGTCCTTCCTCATAAATTTGTTTGGGTTTGCTTAGACTCTATGCAATGTGAAGACAATTGTTGAGTCCCTATCTTGTTGTGGCATTTATCTTCATTCTCCCTTGTtatgtttttggttttttttttgctttgggCCTTTTACAGATACACCCATGTCAAAATCATGTTTTTACATATATACACTTCTAATTCGAAGTTTCATTTGCGCCCCTAGAAACTTTAGCAACTTGGGATAGAACCTTATTTTGAAGTGGAGAGTGATCTACTTTATCAACTGATTTGGTTTCGTTTAGGGTCTGTTTGTTTGCAcggaagtggggtggaagtgggaaGGGGGAagtaattttcggtgaaaacagaccactttcgttgtttggttcaccgtaattttattacgtCCGAAAGTCTAGTTCAcccaaaataatgaaattgacttccccctcccatggggcgaagtcaatttctGTGAGGTGAAAAGAGGCAAGAGTGGGAATTAATGTGCTAGGGTTACCCTCTTCTCTACCCTTTCCTCTCCAGAGTCCCAAATCCAactccaaatatattcaattgtggaagtacttaaattttttattttgattgtatgtctaaaatatgatcaaatttggttaggtaagttttaatatattttttgtttaatttgtatatttagaaaatgatgaaaaatgaatttgttaaatgttaataattttttaactttagaattttatttgttgtattattataatttatatgcaaacaaataatcaaattttttaaaattttattttataatcatacatatatataattatatacatatataattatattaatttttatttattataatttattattcactaagttacaaaatagacaatgatatcacttccgaggtaagtataccggggGTGAAGAGCTATAttttttacgtcatctactttcaaccaaacaaacaacagaactcgcaGAACTGCATTTCCatagttagaaacaaacagtggaagtgaattaattttcactccaactccacttcaactcaaagtccacttccaccccgagtctacttacgttgaaacaaacatgcccttagtggAAGAAGCTTTTTACAAAAGGCCACTTTTGTTCATAATGGGTAAATATGTAAGATATTAGGCTTTTGAAGTATACAATTATGCTCAAACTTTAGAGGAATGCATGTGCAAGTACATTACTTAGTAAGAgtatatgtttaaatatttcCATTTCATTCTCCTTTGAACCAGTTTATTATGCTTGTGCCTTTCCTTTTCATATCTATGGCAGCTTCTATCTTCAGTAGCTGTTACAAAGGCACTTCAAATCCTTTATGATGAAAAGGATCCCAATTCAGTGTTCAGCTGGCTGGAGAGATGGACGATCACACGATTCTGGAAGCCAATTCCCCCACCTAAGAAGAACGTTGAATCAAAATTACATACCAAAAGACCCAATTATGCTATGGAAACAGAATCGGGCAAATCAAAGCGTGTTATAAGAAAAAATCCAGTTGAGTCTGATCAATTGAACGGAAATTTGGAGGCCGACAAAGTgaaaagaaaccctagaaagtTCTCTAGCTCTCCTGCTGAGTCTGCGCCAGAAAGTCCACAGACTGAGCTTGAAAAGGTTAAACGCAATCTAAGAAAGGTTTCAAACTTAATGAAGGAGGATTCTGACCATCCAAAGGTGGAAAGCGAGAAGCCATCTCAGACTATACAAGAAGTGTCAAGCTCCATTAATGATACTAGCATTCCAGAAAAGAGCAATGGTGATTtattaaaggaaaagaaagaatctACTCCAAGTCCTGAAACAAAGCCTGAAGTGGAAAATATTTGGAAATCGGTAACAGAGGATGTTCAGTTCGGTGCAGCAACTGATGTTTCCCTAGAAGTTGAAATACAACCATTACAGAGCATCGAAAATGAAGAGAATGCTATGGTAATTACTAATGGGGAATTAAGCTCTAAGGAAGAACAACAACTACCTAGTTCTGAAAGCCAGAAAACCAGGAGGAGGAGGTCTTCGATCGCGACTAAGTTGGATTATCCTGAAAATGGTGTAACTAATTCTCCGGTTTTGCCTAGCTATATGGCTACAACGGAATCTGCAAAGGCAAAACTGCGGGGGCAAATCTCACCTAGGTTTGGCTCGGATTCGGGGGACAAGAGTGGAATCACACGTCGCCATTCTCTTCCGTCCTCGAATGGGAAAATGAATTCGTACTCGCCGCGCACACAGAGGCCTGGCCAAGTTAGCGGCAAGGGGGGAATAAAAGGTGACAGGTCTCTGTTGTCGTCAAGAGATGGGAGTGGTATGTGCTCACAATCTCTTTCTTGTTAATGACAATCTTATACATTTTCTTGTTCCTTCTCTCATTATGTTTctctagttaaaaaaaaaaaggttgacaGGTTACATATTAAGGCATACCAAAGTAGGCGCTTAGTAGTGCAAAATGCGAAGAGAATGGAGATGATGTTGATTAAATGTGCCAAGCAAGCGATTTATCGAGAAACTTTAATATTATTAGATTTCTAAGAGTATTTTAATTGAATCATAGTATTTGACTGATGAGGAGAGGAGCATGACTTTGCCGTctccttttttgctttttagagCTCCTTTGGGCACAAAAATATACGCTAGTTTAGGGCCAACTTGTAACATGGTTGAGAATGTAGGTGGAGGGAAAACTTTTCAGATTCAAGCCATAACAACACTATTTATGTAGCATTTGTCTTTCAGATGAACTATTAGATTTTACTTTCTGCAAGTGTAATTGCCATTTATAATCCCCTGGGGAACAACATCACATGCGCCAACGGTGATGCGAAGGCAATAATTTTCGTGCGGCAAAAGTTATTTGCATTATTCAAATCTCACAACCCCAGGTGTCGAGGTTATCAATGAAGAGTATCAGTTGCTTCTATCATCGATTGCATGTTCTTGTATTCATCCTCAATCCTGCACCATTTTCTCCAGTTAGTAACAGAATAACTTAATAGCCTAACTTCTTATGTATGTTTCGTTGTCAGCAGAACGGCCAATCCAGGTTGAATGGAGACGCTAAGATGTTCAGCGACGGGATCCACAAAAAGCGCTTCCGAATTTGGTATTTAGAAAAGATCCTCACCTTTACTTTGATATCTGAAGATAGAGCAATTTAAGTTTAATGGAGACCTAGGTGttaaaggaaaggaaaaaaagcaaaaaaaaaaagaggactcCGAAAAATGCTTTTCTAAGTAGCTGATATTTAGGGGTTTGCCTGCGAACCTGttgtctctctctctgttgTTTGATTCTGTGGTGTAAAGCTTCTGATTGCCATCCATGACTCCTGAAGGTTTCTTCTGTGAACTAAAGGTTGTGGTGTGTTCTGATGATGGAATTTGATTTTTACTATGTAGGGCTTGTATTGTGTTTGCGTGCGTTATGTATAGCTTACAACTGCTTCTCGTTTGTTTTGACTGTATTTATCTGAACCCTGTTTTGGTAAGAGAGACTCCCTGATACCAGAAAATGTGTCCCCTTTAAATCTGAATCTCATTTTATGCTGTTCTTTTATGTTTCAACTTCTCGCTCGAACTTTCATGCTTTCTTGTTGTACTGGCGAGCATTTTGACTCGGGATTGAACTTTGGAGAGTTAAATTGTGCCACGGGTGCTTAAGCTgctgcttttcttttcttttctttttttttttttttttgagtatgaGGGGAAATTTTCTCTCTCGCAACTATGCGCGGTTGCTGGTGAACACAAGCTGCATAAAGGTGAGGTGCTGCAGATATGTGACTTCTGGCTAAAAAATGCTGTATCTTAGTCATGTATAATTTAGCTCAATGAACAAACATCAGTGTCACGCGATACTGACCCCTTTGGGGGTGGA
This portion of the Ananas comosus cultivar F153 unplaced genomic scaffold, ASM154086v1, whole genome shotgun sequence genome encodes:
- the LOC109704568 gene encoding protein IQ-DOMAIN 31-like isoform X3, whose protein sequence is MGKSPAKWIKTLLFGKKSARSHSTKGRNSSKAGDDKCHIGGKEPASAENSPVISEPVLVSAHNNAAIPSLEKEAPSYLHGDGADISAVNQDVDKQSVSGIDESKDPERLREEQAAIKAQAAFRGYLARRAFRALKGIIRLQALIRGHLVRRQAVATLCAMHAIVKLQAVVRGRIVRHSSIALEVSTMFLPQKTLNAKPLDTWKGRFSSNKFVLRLLSSVAVTKALQILYDEKDPNSVFSWLERWTITRFWKPIPPPKKNVESKLHTKRPNYAMETESGKSKRVIRKNPVESDQLNGNLEADKVKRNPRKFSSSPAESAPESPQTELEKVKRNLRKVSNLMKEDSDHPKVESEKPSQTIQEVSSSINDTSIPEKSNGDLLKEKKESTPSPETKPEVENIWKSVTEDVQFGAATDVSLEVEIQPLQSIENEENAMVITNGELSSKEEQQLPSSESQKTRRRRSSIATKLDYPENGVTNSPVLPSYMATTESAKAKLRGQISPRFGSDSGDKSGITRRHSLPSSNGKMNSYSPRTQRPGQVSGKGGIKGDRSLLSSRDGSAERPIQVEWRR
- the LOC109704568 gene encoding protein IQ-DOMAIN 31-like isoform X4, whose product is MGKSPAKWIKTLLFGKKSARSHSTKGRNSSKAGDDKCHIGGKEPASAENSPVISEPVLVSAHNNAAIPSLEKEAPSYLHGDGADISAVNQDVDKQSVSGIDESKDPERLREEQAAIKAQAAFRGYLARRAFRALKGIIRLQALIRGHLVRRQAVATLCAMHAIVKLQAVVRGRIVRHSSIALEVSTMFLPQKTLNAKPLDTWKGRFSSNKFVLRLLSSVAVTKALQILYDEKDPNSVFSWLERWTITRFWKPIPPPKKNVESKLHTKRPNYAMETESGKSKRVIRKNPVESDQLNGNLEADKVKRNPRKFSSSPAESAPESPQTELEKVKRNLRKVSNLMKEDSDHPKVESEKPSQTIQEVSSSINDTSIPEKSNGDLLKEKKESTPSPETKPEVENIWKSVTEDVQFGAATDVSLEVEIQPLQSIENEENAMVITNGELSSKEEQQLPSSESQKTRRRRSSIATKLDYPENGVTNSPVLPSYMATTESAKAKLRGQISPRFGSDSGDKSGITRRHSLPSSNGKMNSYSPRTQRPGQVSGKGGIKGDRSLLSSRDGSERPIQVEWRR
- the LOC109704568 gene encoding protein IQ-DOMAIN 31-like isoform X1 is translated as MGKSPAKWIKTLLFGKKSARSHSTKGRNSSLQKAGDDKCHIGGKEPASAENSPVISEPVLVSAHNNAAIPSLEKEAPSYLHGDGADISAVNQDVDKQSVSGIDESKDPERLREEQAAIKAQAAFRGYLARRAFRALKGIIRLQALIRGHLVRRQAVATLCAMHAIVKLQAVVRGRIVRHSSIALEVSTMFLPQKTLNAKPLDTWKGRFSSNKFVLRLLSSVAVTKALQILYDEKDPNSVFSWLERWTITRFWKPIPPPKKNVESKLHTKRPNYAMETESGKSKRVIRKNPVESDQLNGNLEADKVKRNPRKFSSSPAESAPESPQTELEKVKRNLRKVSNLMKEDSDHPKVESEKPSQTIQEVSSSINDTSIPEKSNGDLLKEKKESTPSPETKPEVENIWKSVTEDVQFGAATDVSLEVEIQPLQSIENEENAMVITNGELSSKEEQQLPSSESQKTRRRRSSIATKLDYPENGVTNSPVLPSYMATTESAKAKLRGQISPRFGSDSGDKSGITRRHSLPSSNGKMNSYSPRTQRPGQVSGKGGIKGDRSLLSSRDGSAERPIQVEWRR
- the LOC109704568 gene encoding protein IQ-DOMAIN 31-like isoform X2; translated protein: MGKSPAKWIKTLLFGKKSARSHSTKGRNSSLQKAGDDKCHIGGKEPASAENSPVISEPVLVSAHNNAAIPSLEKEAPSYLHGDGADISAVNQDVDKQSVSGIDESKDPERLREEQAAIKAQAAFRGYLARRAFRALKGIIRLQALIRGHLVRRQAVATLCAMHAIVKLQAVVRGRIVRHSSIALEVSTMFLPQKTLNAKPLDTWKGRFSSNKFVLRLLSSVAVTKALQILYDEKDPNSVFSWLERWTITRFWKPIPPPKKNVESKLHTKRPNYAMETESGKSKRVIRKNPVESDQLNGNLEADKVKRNPRKFSSSPAESAPESPQTELEKVKRNLRKVSNLMKEDSDHPKVESEKPSQTIQEVSSSINDTSIPEKSNGDLLKEKKESTPSPETKPEVENIWKSVTEDVQFGAATDVSLEVEIQPLQSIENEENAMVITNGELSSKEEQQLPSSESQKTRRRRSSIATKLDYPENGVTNSPVLPSYMATTESAKAKLRGQISPRFGSDSGDKSGITRRHSLPSSNGKMNSYSPRTQRPGQVSGKGGIKGDRSLLSSRDGSERPIQVEWRR